A genome region from Nicotiana tabacum cultivar K326 chromosome 13, ASM71507v2, whole genome shotgun sequence includes the following:
- the LOC107787111 gene encoding uncharacterized protein LOC107787111 → MELIVPTKQTHEGFCSFHSTRKEITSKRLSGCNNRRFRSSSIKVLVGQLRKQRQSKVFAISRSETLGTNGRLSCVEKRPHVQGSISENFEEFESNNYLRRLVRNGELEESFKHLESMVYGGDIPDIIPCTSLIRGFCRIGQTKKATRVLEILEDSGAVPDVITYNVLISGYCKSGEIDNALKVLDRMSVAPDVVTYNTILRTLCDGGKLKQAMHVLNRMLQRECYPDVITYTILIEATCKESGVGQAMKLLDEMRSKGCIPDVVTYNVLINGICKEGRLNEAIKFLNNMPSYGCQPNVITHNIILRSMCSTGRWMDAEKLLADMVRKGCSPSVVTFNILINFLCRKGLLGRAIDLLEKMPKYGCTPNSLSYNPLLHAFCKEKKMDRAIEYLEVMVSRGCYPDIVTYNTLLTALCKDGKVDVAVEILNQLSDKGCSPVLITYNTVIDGLSKVGKTELAIELLNEMREKGLQPDIITYSSLVSGLSREGKVDEAIKFFHDLEGLDVRPNAITYNAIMLGLCKVRQTDRAIDFLAYMISKGCKPTESTYTILIEGIAYEGLAEEALELLNELCSRGVMKKSSAEQVVVKM, encoded by the coding sequence ATGGAGTTAATAGTGCCAACGAAGCAAACCCATGAAGGGTTTTGCTCATTTCACTCTACTCGTAAGGAAATTACTAGTAAGCGTTTGTCGGGTTGTAATAATAGGAGGTTCAGAAGCAGTTCAATAAAGGTACTTGTGGGCCAGTTGAGAAAACAGAGACAAAGTAAGGTATTTGCTATTTCAAGAAGTGAAACTTTAGGCACGAATGGTAGGTTATCATGTGTTGAAAAGAGGCCACATGTGCAAGGGAGCATATCTGAAAACTTTGAGGAATTTGAGAGTAATAATTATCTTCGTCGCTTGGTCAGGAATGGGGAATTAGAAGAAAGTTTTAAGCACCTTGAGAGTATGGTGTATGGTGGTGATATTCCTGATATTATTCCGTGTACAAGTTTGATTCGCGGGTTTTGTAGAATTGGCCAAACTAAGAAGGCTACAAGAGTTTTGGAGATTCTTGAGGATTCCGGGGCTGTTCCGGATGTTATTACTTACAATGTGTTGATTAGTGGTTATTGTAAGTCTGGAGAAATTGATAATGCTTTGAAGGTCTTGGACCGAATGAGCGTTGCACCGGATGTGGTCACGTACAATACAATTTTGCGTACCTTATGTGATGGTGGGAAATTGAAACAAGCTATGCACGTTCTCAACCGTATGTTGCAGAGGGAGTGTTATCCTGATGTGATTACCTATACAATTTTGATCGAAGCAACATGTAAGGAAAGTGGCGTGGGGCAGGCAATGAAGCTGTTGGATGAAATGAGGAGTAAAGGATGTATACCGGATGTGGTCACTTATAATGTTCTTATCAATGGGATTTGTAAGGAAGGGAGATTGAATGAAGCTATCAAGTTTCTGAATAATATGCCATCTTATGGTTGTCAACCTAATGTTATTACGCACAATATAATATTGCGTAGTATGTGTAGTACGGGTAGATGGATGGATGCTGAGAAACTGTTGGCTGATATGGTTAGAAAAGGCTGTTCTCCTAGTGTTGTCACTTTTAACATCTTGATCAATTTTCTCTGCCGGAAAGGACTGTTGGGACGAGCTATTGATTTGTTGGAGAAGATGCCTAAGTATGGGTGTACTCCAAATTCCTTGAGTTATAATCCATTGCTTCATGCATTCTGCAAAGAGAAGAAAATGGACCGGGCGATTGAGTATTTGGAAGTTATGGTGAGTAGGGGTTGTTACCCTGATATTGTGACTTATAATACGTTGCTCACAGCTTTGTGCAAAGATGGTAAGGTGGATGTTGCAGTTGAAATCCTTAATCAACTTAGTGACAAAGGTTGTTCTCCAGTCCTAATCACTTACAATACAGTGATTGATGGACTATCCAAAGTGGGGAAAACTGAACTTGCCATTGAACTGCTGAATGAAATGCGAGAGAAAGGTCTCCAGCCTGATATAATTACCTATTCCTCGCTTGTGTCAGGTCTTAGTAGGGAAGGAAAAGTTGATGAAGCCATTAAGTTCTTTCACGACTTAGAAGGGTTGGATGTCAGGCCCAATGCTATAACCTACAACGCCATTATGTTGGGGCTGTGTAAAGTTCGCCAAACAGATCGTGCAATTGACTTCTTGGCTTATATGATTTCAAAGGGATGTAAACCTACTGAATCTACATATACTATTCTAATTGAAGGCATTGCTTATGAAGGCTTAGCGGAGGAGGCTTTGGAGTTACTGAATGAGTTGTGCTCTAGAGGAGTTATGAAGAAGAGTTCTGCTGAACAGGTGGTAGTTAAGATGTAG